Proteins co-encoded in one Medicago truncatula cultivar Jemalong A17 chromosome 8, MtrunA17r5.0-ANR, whole genome shotgun sequence genomic window:
- the LOC11432179 gene encoding phosphatidylinositol 4-phosphate 5-kinase 8, with amino-acid sequence MGFNQIFYSNGDVYVGNFKDELFHGNGKFTLSCGSVYEGDWIDGDMDGGIYTGNWKKDKRDGRGTMSWPDGDVFDGCWSNRLVHGYGVYRSVNGDVNTGNWKAGRLDGRGILNWTNGDQFDGCLSHGLRHGLGVYRFVNGDVYTGNWKEDEMDGTGIMSWANGDVFDGCWSNGLIHGSGVFRFANGDVDIGNFRSKQLHGNGKYTFSNGTMYEGCICSNGKVIEKRLMI; translated from the exons ATGGG GTTTAATCAGATATTCTATTCAAATGGGGATGTCTACGTTGGTAACTTCAAGGATGAACTTTTTCATGGCAACGGAAAGTTCACATTGTCATGTGGATCAGTATATGAGGGTGATTGGATTGATGGAGATATG GATGGAGGTATCTACACTGGAAAttggaaaaaagataaaagagatGGAAGAGGGACTATGAGTTGGCCTGATGGTGATGTTTTTGATGGTTGTTGGTCAAATAGACTTGTACATGGATATGGAGTTTATAGATCTGTAAATGGGGATGTTAACACTGGAAATTGGAAAGCAGGGAGATTGGATGGAAGAGGGATTTTGAATTGGACTAACGGTGATCAATTTGATGGTTGTCTGTCGCATGGACTTAGACATGGACTTGGAGTTTATAGATTTGTAAATGGGGATGTCTACACCGGAAATTGGAAAGAAGACGAAATGGATGGAACAGGGATCATGAGTTGGGCTAATGGTGATGTTTTTGATGGTTGTTGGTCAAATGGACTTATACATGGATCTGGAGTTTTTAGATTTGCAAATGGGGATGTCGACATTGGTAACTTCAGGAGTAAACAACTTCATGGCAACGGAAAATACACATTTTCAAATGGAACAATGTACGAGGGTTGCATATGCTCAAATGGAAAAGTGATAGAGAAAAGACTGATGATATGA
- the LOC11427449 gene encoding glucan endo-1,3-beta-glucosidase 8, with protein sequence MIVLAHCQQQGGQGAQTVPGVGVNWGLLATNPIDPNIVVNMIKDNGIKMVKIFDTDPWILGAFSGTDIEVMVGIPNDQLKKLSKSMDEAEDWVKHNVSKHMHDGGVNIRYVSVGNEAFLKSYNGSYVGTTFPAMENVQKAINKAGFGDKIKVTTALNADVYDTNSEKPSGGNFRADIFDVMKQIVKFLDENNSPFLVNIYPFLSLYQNDDFPEDYAFFDSSSRTISDNDIHYSNVFDANFDTLVWSLKKAGHPKVSIMIGEVGWPTDGNRHANPNTAKRFYQGFLKKMANKKGSPLRPGPMKVYLFSLVDENLKSVAPGDFERHWGIFRYDGKPKFPIDFSGKGQDKLPIGAKGVRYLDHKWCVLSKEVKNLSSVYGPLGYACAVGDCTSLCIGCSCGNLDVRGNTSYAYNQYFQMNEQSVEACSFDGTATIVTQDPSNGTCLFPIEIYSGGTMLQGGIHTVRILLIGLVMIFLTFI encoded by the exons ATGATTGTTCTAGCTCATTGCCAACAACAAGGTGGTCAAGGAGCTCAGACTGTACCAGGTGTTGGTGTTAATTGGGGTTTGTTAGCAACTAATCCAATTGATCCTAACATTGTGGTAAATATGATAAAGGACAATGGAATTAAAATGGTTAAGATTTTTGACACAGATCCATGGATTTTAGGTGCTTTTTCTGGCACAGATATTGAAGTCATGGTTGGAATTCCTAATGATCAATTGAAGAAATTATCTAAAAGCATGGATGAGGCAGAGGATTGGGTTAAACACAATGTCTCCAAACATATGCATGATGGAGGAGTCAACATAAG ATACGTATCAGTTGGTAATGAAGCTTTCTTGAAGAGTTACAATGGTTCATATGTAGGGACTACATTTCCAGCAATGGAAAACGTTCAAAAAGCCATTAATAAAGCTGGTTTTGGGGATAAAATAAAGGTGACTACAGCTTTAAATGCCGATGTATACGACACTAATTCAGAAAAACCATCAGGGGGAAATTTCCGTGCTGACATTTTTGATGTTATGAAGCAAATAGTGAAGTTTCTTGATGAAAATAACTCACCATTTTTAGTGAACATATACCCTTTCCTAAGTCTATACCAAAATGATGATTTCCCTGAAGATTATGCATTTTTCGACAGTTCAAGTAGAACAATTAGTGACAATGATATACATTATAGTAACGTGTTTGATGCAAACTTTGACACACTTGTTTGGTCGTTAAAAAAAGCTGGTCACCCTAAAGTGTCAATTATGATTGGTGAAGTTGGCTGGCCAACAGACGGTAATAGACATGCCAATCCAAATACTGCTAAAAGGTTTTACCAaggttttcttaagaaaatggCAAACAAAAAAGGTTCACCACTTCGTCCAGGGCCTATGAAGGTGtatttattttctcttgttGATGAGAATTTGAAGAGTGTTGCACCAGGGGACTTTGAACGTCATTGGGGGATTTTTCGTTATGATGGAAAACCTAAGTTTCCTATTGATTTTTCTGGCAAAGGACAAGATAAATTGCCTATCGGAGCCAAAGGAGTTCGTTATTTAGACCATAAATGGTGTGTTTTGAGTAAAGAGGTAAAGAACTTGAGTTCGGTTTATGGACCATTGGGTTACGCTTGTGCAGTTGGTGATTGTACAAGCTTATGTATTGGTTGTTCTTGTGGAAATTTGGATGTGCGTGGTAATACTTCATATGCTTACAATCAATACTTTCAAATGAACGAACAAAGTGTGGAGGCATGTAGTTTTGATGGAACTGCCACTATTGTAACACAAGACCCGTCAAATGGAACTTGCTTGTTTCCTATAGAAATCTATAGTGGTGGAACCATGCTTCAAGGAGGAATTCATACGGTCAGAATCCTTTTGATTGGGCTTGTAATGATTTTCCTTACATTTATATAA
- the LOC11439953 gene encoding S-adenosylmethionine carrier 1, chloroplastic/mitochondrial: MAPLTLSVTVQDSASDACTKRKQNLILKNSFASVSVGQEKPFDFLRTLFEGVIAGGTAGVVVETALYPIDTIKTRLQAARGGEKLLLKGLYSGLAGNLAGVLPASALFVGVYEPAKQKLLRMFPENLSAFAHLTAGAIGGIAASFVRVPTEVVKQRMQTGQFTSASNAVRFIASREGFKGFYAGYGSFLLRDLPFDAIQFCLYEQIRLGYMLAARRNLNDPENAIIGAFAGALTGAITTPLDVIKTRLMVQGPANQYKGIVDCVQTIIKEEGPGAFLKGIGPRVLWIGIGGSIFFGVLESTKRFLAERRPTPKLAQCCTNSEKK; the protein is encoded by the exons ATGGCTCCTCTTACACTCTCCGTTACGGTGCAAGATTCTGCCTCCG ATGCTTGTACTAAGAGAAAGCAGAACTTAATTCTGAAAAATTCTTTTGCATCTGTTAGTGTGGGACAAGAAAAGCCATTTGACTTCTTACGCACTTTATTCG AGGGTGTTATCGCAGGAGGTACAGCTGGAGTTGTTGTCGAAACAGCTTTATACCCCATTGACACTATAAAAACACGTCTGCAG gcTGCTCGCGGAGGAGAAAAACTATTATTGAAAGGCCTTTATTCTGGATTGGCAGGGAACCTTGCTGGTGTCTTACC GGCATCTGCTTTATTTGTTGGAGTTTATGAACCTGCAAAGCAGAAATTGCTAAGGATGTTTCCTGAAAATCTGAGTGCTTTTGCTCATTTG ACTGCAGGTGCCATAGGAGGCATTGCTGCATCTTTTGTTCGCGTTCCAACAGAG GTTGTCAAGCAACGGATGCAAACTGGGCAGTTTACCTCAGCTTCTAATGCTGTTCGCTTTATTGCATCTAGGGAGGGCTTTAAAGGATTTTATGCT GGGTATGGATCTTTTTTACTGCGGGATTTGCCCTTCGATGCTATTCAGTTTTGCCTCTATGAGCAGATTCGATTAGGTTACATGCTTGCG GCACGAAGAAATCTGAACGATCCAGAAAATGCAATTATTGGTGCTTTTGCAG GCGCACTAACTGGAGCTATAACTACGCCCCTTGATGTCATCAAAACAAGGTTAATGGTTCAG GGACCTGCAAACCAATATAAGGGAATTGTAGATTGTGTTCAAACCATTATTAAGGAAGAGGGCCCTGGTGCTTTTCTGAAG GGTATTGGGCCAAGAGTACTTTGGATAGGCATAGGTGGTTCGATATTCTTTGGCGTCCTTGAGAGTACAAAACGTTTCCTTGCTGAGAGGCGTCCTACACCTAAACTAGCTCAGTGCTGCACAAACTCGgaaaaaaagtaa